In the Wyeomyia smithii strain HCP4-BCI-WySm-NY-G18 chromosome 2, ASM2978416v1, whole genome shotgun sequence genome, one interval contains:
- the LOC129721891 gene encoding uncharacterized protein LOC129721891, with protein sequence MFSGFLSTVSISAVVTLWFLLELSFARGQAQYRLKQLRPGRPLKQLLLKAGPECPFPYFPNGVAKPRQRNKMVRFTCASGFTLVGNMYSMCEKGRWDTPIPICIRAGCPEVATVENGQISYEHGQAAGMLFCASGYQVAGSAKTYCNGTHWDRPLGSCRQTGIAVQTTCDFEVGDYCGWVNEATHDFDWKRSEGVVSQKALKTGPKYDHTTMTPLAGHFMMVDSAEQFTNETARMLSPIYAANYSVNACFLFYYHMFGDAVGTLSVYVKPISQQLDSLVPDDAFFSINGNQRNIWNEGYFDLRQQSESFQIIIEASLGMKYKSDIAIDDVSLLNGEDCRPTKVEGDDVELEPTPLPDDVPPEVVTEDKDIFEIESCENRCGKNISSVMKTRNQNAVSCDCYEECVDLRTCCPDYAERCVFNDTLVLNPIPQSTVPTTTQTTSSSTSSTTSTTSTTSKPTTRSTSTTPTSTASTSTTPTSTPATSTTTTARTTRKSTSKATTTSVTSPPKTSSTTKTYNLRPRNGTTKPVFVPMVRTRKPTTPTTTTESTTTAQTTETVMLKLVARSRESAEDASPRSVVEWDDTKPNLARVFLFAGIGVIAFGSVVLLITMHVRRNSGASVLNRLKQKSMKKNLGSAEGFEDVRFLAADEHLDFSIPDDAEEAAESSESEGENKPSVKTCAMKTNRKGKQ encoded by the exons ATGTTTTCTGGATTTTTATCAACGGTTTCAATCTCGGCGGTGGTGACACTgtggtttttgctggaactttcCTTCGCCCGTGGACAAGCCCAGTATCGAT TGAAACAACTTCGACCGGGTCGACCGTTGAAGCAATTGTTGCTAAAGGCTGGCCCCGAGTGTCCCTTCCCGTACTTTCCGAATGGTGTGGCCAAACCTAGACAGCGGAACAAGATGGTTCGGTTTACATGCGCCAGTGGGTTCACCTTGGTTGGAAATATGTACTCGATGTGTGAGAAAGGCCGCTGGGACACACCGATTCCGATATGCATAA GAGCTGGATGTCCGGAAGTGGCGACGGTGGAGAACGGTCAGATCTCGTACGAACACGGACAAGCCGCTGGGATGCTGTTCTGTGCTAGCGGTTATCAAGTAGCTGGATCGGCAAAAACATACTGCAACGGTACACACTGGGATCGTCCGCTGGGAAGCTGCCGACAGACGGGAATAGCCGTTCAGACCACCTGTGATTTCGAAGTCGGCGATTACTGCGGATGGGTGAACGAGGCAACTCATGATTTTGACTGGAAGAGAAGCGAAGGCGTCGTGTCGCAGAAGGCTCTGAAAACTGGTCCAAAATACGATCACACCACCATGACTCCGTTGGCTG GTCATTTCATGATGGTAGATTCCGCAGAACAGTTCACGAACGAAACTGCTCGCATGCTCTCTCCAATATACGCTGCGAACTACAGTGTCAATGCCTGCTTCCTCTTTTACTATCACATGTTTGGTGACGCGGTAGGAACTTTGTCGGTGTATGTGAAGCCGATATCGCAGCAGCTGGACAGTTTAGTTCCCGACGATGCTTTCTTTAGTATAAATGGGAATCAGCGAAATATTTGGAACGAGGGTTACTTTGATCTTCGCCAACAATCGGAaagttttcaaataataatCGAAGCATCTCTGGGGATGAAGTACAAAAGCGATATCGCTATCGATGATGTTAGTTTGTTGAACGGTGAAGACTGTCGTCCAACTAAGGTAGAAGGTGATGATGTTGAGCTGGAACCTACTCCACTTCCAGATGACGTACCGCCAGAGGTTGTTACTGAAGATAAAGACATTTTCGAAATCGAATCCTGCGAAAACCGTTGCGGGAAGAATATCTCTAGCGTAATGAAAACCCGCAATCAAAACGCCGTGAGTTGTGATTGCTACGAAGAATGTGTAGATCTGAGAACTTGCTGTCCTGACTATGCAGAGCGTTGCGTGTTCAACGATACCCTTGTTCTGAATCCCATTCCGCAAAGCACAGTTCCCACCACTACGCAAACAACTAGCTCTTCAACTTCGTCAACAACGTCGACAACGTCGACAACTTCAAAACCAACAACTCGTTCAACATCAACTACACCTACTTCAACTGCGTCCACTTCAACCACCCCTACCTCAACCCCAGCTACTTCCACAACAACCACGGCTAGAACAACTAGAAAGTCTACGAGTAAAGCTACGACCACTTCAGTAACATCACCACCAAAAACTTCCAGCACTACGAAAACCTACAATCTCAGGCCACGTAACGGAACCACAAAGCCAGTCTTCGTACCGATGGTTCGAACGCGGAAACCGACGACGCCTACTACAACCACCGAGTCTACTACGACCGCACAGACGACAGAAACCGTAATGCTGAAGTTGGTCGCCCGCTCCAGGGAATCCGCCGAGGACGCTTCGCCCCGATCGGTGGTGGAATGGGATGATACGAAACCGAATTTGGCTCGAGTGTTCCTGTTCGCGGGAATAGGTGTTATTGCCTTTGGCAGTGTGGTACTACTGATAACGATGCACGTACGGCGTAATTCCGGTGCAAGTGTGCTTAACCGGTTGAAGCAGAAGTCGATGAAGAAGAATTTGGGCAGTGCTGAAGGATTCGAGGATGTGCGATTTTTAGCAGCGGACGAGCATCTGGATTTCAGTATTCCGGACGACGCGGAGGAGGCAGCTGAAAGCAGCGAGAGCGAAGGGGAGAACAAGCCGTCAGTGAAGACATGTGCAATGAAAACAAACAGAAAGGGAAAGCAGTAG